A segment of the Lycium ferocissimum isolate CSIRO_LF1 chromosome 10, AGI_CSIRO_Lferr_CH_V1, whole genome shotgun sequence genome:
ACCAATCAATCACTGAGATTTCCAAAACTGAACAACACTACAAAGCGATTCATAAGATGAGCCTCCCTTGCTTAGTGCAATTTTAGCACTTTCTTTGAGCTCTTTTCCTCTCCTTCTCATAGCCTTGCCTTTTTCTCCTTCCATTACAATTCTAACCACTTTTTCTATCTCTTTCTGGCTAATTAACTCCTCGCAGGGAACTACCGGGAACTTCATCGCCACGCCGACTTCCTCCGCTAAAATGGTGGCGTTCATCCTTTGTTCCGCATAAAGCGGCCACGCAATCATTGGCACGCCGTGGGCTATGCTCTCTAAAGTTGAATTCCATCCACAGTGTGACAGGAATGCACCGGTTGATGGGTGATTGAGAATTGCTACTTGTGGGGCCCAAGAGGGGACCACCAAACCCCTTCCTTCTGTTTTCTTCACGAATCCTTCGGGCAAGTAGAGCAATGGATCATTTTCATCGCTGCCCACGTTGAAAAATGCTGCTGAGGCACTTGCATCACTTGGCATACGCGCCACCAAGATGAACCTACATTGGTGAAAGTACAATTAtagttagaaaaaaaataatggaaaacatactttctaaatttgtataaatttttgtttttttcatttttacacTTAATGAGATGTATtagacgtttttttttttggtattgtttCATATATTGAGAGGGAAGGAGTAATAAATTACTCGGTTTTGGCGCAAAAATTTAGTGGGATATATAAAATTACTCATAAATTTGTGGCTAAAGTGAATCTATTGGTGGAGTAATAAGTGGATAGACtgtgagaattatatatattttcaaaattatacaaGAAATTATGACAATTTCCTCATCGTTGtagtttcttcattttttcttcacTCGGTGATCGGGGTAAAGCACTCCATAACAAAGACGACTTTCAATCAAGTTTCAAGTTTGAACAAGAAACCTTTagtaaagaatgaaagaatacTTACCATACCACCGCAAGTACAAAATATCCTTATGTGCTTCATCCATATAGTTATTAAATGAAAAGTCATGAAACTAAtgacattatttttatataaaaaatgcaATATATCCAAGTGAAATACCTTTGTTGACTAATTTCGAGACCCCAAGCTAACTCAGTAAGTTGTTCACTCGTCAAAGTGCCGCCACTACCAAACACCACAAAGAGAACAGAATCAGGCGGCTGATTATCCAGCCACGCTAAAATCTCAGCACCCTTTTCTGTAATAACTTCATCTTGTTTGATCAAAGGCCCGATTGCATGAATTGGAGGAACaggtatattttggaaaaacaaattttctttgagaGCTTTAAGGGACACAGGTTCTAGATCATCCCAACTGTTGACAAATATTCCGGCAGCTAATGGCAACCTGCTGACGTGAAGCAAATACCATTTGTACTCCTCATTTTTCCTGTCTTTTACCTGCATAagtaataaaatttaaatttaatgagtTCGATTTTCCACGTTATGCCATTAAGTTCATCATATTAACCAATTGAAAAAACGTTCAGCCTGAGAACGGCCAGGACAAATCTAAAGTGTAATCTAAGTTCACCCCACAATTTTGCTATAAAAATTAAACaccccctcaactttgaacaatagacattctcccATTTTTACTCCATGCAATGTCTATTTCACCCTTGTTACAATCctccatatatatgtatatatttaagtTCATTAATATTATAAGAATAGTACTTTTACGAATTTGTCACAGAATCTAATGCTActttttatgattgttatttcactattatatgcaataagtatgtatatacgtatatacatgcATGTGTGTAAATCtaagtttcacttctctcttattttttattgtctatataaataaataagttttAGTAGTCATTAAAggaatattttctaaaattataatttaaaattcatttacaatatatacaaaatatttttaaagatttgtctctatttttttttttttgtattaccTGCACTGGAATATTATTATAAAGatattattatttgttattttcacttgtataaatagatattagagtttgattattattattataattattaaaattaaattttttattctgCTAATTTATTTCATCGTAGAACATTATTAACTTATAACCTCAAttagtatttctcacttttttcttATGCCCGAAAgataacatttatttattttattgaaaatttgattcatagattttatatatatatatatatcatgattttaaagaagcaaaaaaaaaaaatagacaaaagttgataatgtaagAGTAAAATAGGCATTTACAAAAgtcaattagaataaaggagggagATTGTCTGtttagaataaaggagggagATTGTCtgttgttcaaagttgagggagGAGCTTGATTTTCAAAGCAATGTTGGAGGGtataaatgattttcaccctatGAAATATTAGTATTGTATATTCTATCTATCCCAATTTACGTAACATTTGTTTCTGCTTagtcagtaaaaaaaaaaaagatatttttttataatattaagtaATATTCCTTTCATCTAATTTAAGGCttcgtttgtccatagataccaaaaaaaaaattcacttttttaaaaaaaaattggagttggagttgtgtttagccatagtttttgaaattgtagtttttggtggaatgtagttgtaaaaaagtgaaaaaagtatttttttttaaaaaacaaattttttgagtttttgatgttcggaattctcatggccaaacgctgattctgaaaaaaagtgaaaaaaatttcgaaataaagtgaataatacTTATGACCAAACAGGGgctaagtgtcttagtttgactggacatgaaatttaagaaacaagaatttttttttaaatcttatcgtcttaaattaaagatgtgtttaATCCTTTAAATCTTATGATCCTTAGTTTGCCGTGTCAAATgttgaaattgaaaaacatacttattatACAAAGGTACACTCTTTTCGAGACATACCAGAAAGTCGGACGGAGAAATACTactaatttaactttaaacctTTTTACTTTACTgatttaagaccacaaaaatTTGACAAACTTCATCAAATAAATAGGATGGAGCTAGAGAGTATCAACTTAATATTAGTATAAAAAAATACGTTTAAACTTCAAATCATAAATCCGCTTTCGACTTTGTTTACCTGATCTAGGACGTCGTGAGGGCATATTGGATTACATCCAGGTGTTTGAATAGGTTCAGGAAGATCAACAAACTCTCCTTCAACTTCCCTATCAAGCGTCGGTAAGTACAAAGAGAACATCATTAAAATGGTAGAAGCAGTGAAGAATGAGTAAACAGGAATCTCAAGCTTTTCGCAAATTTCAAAagcatcagtacaaaacaaATCAATAATTAAAGCTTTTGGTCGATGTGTCATTAAGAGTGAAGGGAGATGTTTGAGTGATTCACGGACAATGATAGCTAACTGTGTGAGTACTCTCATATCATCAGTGAAAAATGAAGACATGTTTTCTACAGGTGGGATTTCGATGACGTGGAAGTCGGATGGGAGGTTGTCTGGTCGGAAAAGTTCGTTTTGTGCGGTGGAGGCGTTGGTAGTGATGACGAAGAAGCTGACGTGGAAGTTGTGGTTGATGACTAGGCGCTTAGCGAACTCGAAGAGTGGGGTGATGTGTCCCATGCCAGGACTTGGGAGGAATGCAACGTGAGGCTTCTTGATTTCTTCTGCTATAGCCATGGTGATGAACTCAATATTGAAacagaaaataatgaaatagaaaatgatTTTGTGCTAACTAAATTTTTGCAGAAATATTAATGTTGTGGTGAAAGGAGGAGATATATACTCCTAGTAGTATATCTTAGTGCAATAAAGGAGCATTCTTTGGTAGGAGACAAATGTAACAAATGGTGGGCGGTGGCATCGTAACTGGAACTGATACGTGCTTTATATAGAGAACTGTGGAGTTATTCTTCATAAATAtttcctccgtcccataataaatgTCACTTTAATAAAAAGACacacatattaaaaaattaataatataatttaaaatttactaaattaaccccatataataaaaataaattagttcttttctcttaattagagcatgcacaaatAGCAATTCTTTTAACATTGAGAATCTAGCAATACCAAGTTCCTATGTGatttttccaatcatcatttaaatgttattaacttgtcatttttttttaatggtagagttaaaaaaactagtcaatttatatcttgatttcctaagatgacacttattatggggtAAAGAAccattaagaaaatattaactccAACATAAATATAGATAATTTGATTAAACCATCTCTAATTAAATAGCTATTGACATTTGCTCGTGTTTTGATAGTTATAGAAGAGGCTAAAGATGAAGTTGTCAATTTTATCATGCAGTGGTTGTGCAGGACATGGAGATTTTGGATTGGGATGAGCACGACGTTAAAATGATGAGAACGGATAAGGTTTTTGGTACTCTCAAGTCTAATTAAATAGCTATTGAAATTTAATCacataatatttaataaaggtaaatttgaaaagataaaattaattattttttgatttgatagataaattttttttttaattaaaaaaataaagattaagTGAATACTCTTTTGATTAGGAAGAAGCATTTCCATCTAAGTtttgctttttcatttttaaagttCAAATCTTTGATTACGGGTGGAAGATTCCCACCAATCCCCTCTATCGTATTCGTATCCTTTGGTCATTTATTACGTCATATGAAAGTTAAAACTTGGCGGACCGTACTAATGGTTCTTACTTCTTAGAATTTTgatgataaaaatattatagtCTTTGAAAGCTATAGCATGTTTGGCCAGCCGTCGAAATTAGCTTATCTTGAGAAATACCTTTTACTATGTTTTTTGGaagaagtgttttgaaaagtaATAGTTTATACTTGACTTTATTAATGCTAGGCCGCCATATAACGAAATTATCTATAAATACCATTACATCTTTACCGTTTGTAGGTTAAACTATGCACCTGCTACTATCAATGAAAACTATGCACAAGGGAAGAAGAATTCGGCAAAATTTGTGTAACTTCAACTTATATTctgtatttaattttaaaaattcacttaatatgtataaataaattatcaaaaactcaaaaaattatgcttttcaaaattcaaaatcttAAACTCAAAATTCTAGTTTCGCGTTTTCTCACGCATGATGCACCTATTACTACCAATGGAAAAGGCAAACAAGAAAACTTACGTACAACTACATTGAAATTTGAAGTTGATGCTCTCCTTTCCGGGCAAAGGAAAGGCCTTTGGAGACCAGGAAATTTATACGACCACATTTACAGTTACGAAACATATggttatctttaaaaaaaattgtcgaAACTTTCATGAAAGAGTATAGGATATCagcttcaagaaattaaatCGGCTCAAAGTTGGAGAAATCAGCTCCATTAAAAAGAATAACACTACATTATTATCTTTATGTTGGAgatcaaatatgaaaaaaattacaCGTACTGTTCAGTTGTGGCTCTTGGCCTCTTGCTGTGGGACTTAATGTTTTCTCAAATATTTACAGTTTAAGTAATATATATTGATAGTGTAAGAAATTAATTCACAATTAGAACACTTAGAATATGATTTAATTGCAGATAATTCTACATAATAGCATTAATTAATGACCTATAATCAATGTTAAGCAATATGTTATATAATGACCTATAATCAATGTTAAGCAATATGCATGTTATATAGGACttaaatcaaatatatatatatatatatatatatatatatatatatattaggtgtGGTTTGTCAAGTTTAAGACAGTGCAGCAGTTGTAACAAACTATTTACACCTAATCAACAAACGGTCACCGATCTCTAATTTGCTACGCAACTATGGATATGACAAAGGAATGAAAAAAGTCAAAAACTAATTCTTCAAGCTCATTTAATTTGAAGGTAAAAGGGTATGAAGTAAactaaaaatcacactaaaataGTTGCCCTAAAAGACACTTATCTTGAGGATTCAATGTCTAGTTAAGAACAAATGGAAGGGGAAAAAGTAAATTAAGGCGTAAAAGACACATATCTTAATTATTGTTGTTACACTCATCAAGTCTAATAGTTGTCAAGAGTTTTTTATAGCTGATTAGAAACTTGTATAGTATACCAAGTATTGAGAGTTAAAGAAGCTTTAAGAAACTCCTGATTTTAGTTATTTAGTATTAAAATGAAATTAACTCGAATGCATAAATGTAGATGTGCTATATAGTTTGGCATGGAATATAGTGCATTCATATTATTAGTTTTGAGTAAAGAGATATTTAATAGATGGATCCACCGATAACTTATTCTTTCCAATTGATTTATTGATCTCAACTTATaacttcattcttttcttttcgaaTATGACTTTATTCTTTCCAATGTCATCAATCAATCCtagtctttcttttattttattttttgtcttctAATACTATTGATTGCTGGGAATAAACCCCAATGAATTCTATAAATCATAATTAAGCCGTACTAATAAGCATAGTAAAGGAAATAAGTACAAAACTTATACCTACTTGATATTTTGTACtcgttattttatttcattttattttgtaCCTGTTCTACATATCTTGTAGTTATATCTTATTCTTTTTACCACTACTGGTGGGGAAAGTGGACCTGTACGTAGACGCTATGCTCTAACCATAACATTAGAAAATTCACTGAAATATTCTCTTCAGTGAAGGCCACTATTCATAAACTATGTTATCATTCGtatttatgaaattaaaaatcTTCTAAATATTCTCTTCAGTGGAGGCCAACAGATATGGACAGATTCCCACCTGTGCATTCATGGCCGGTTTTGGGAAGAGTAACCATAGGGCCTAATGATTGAGGGCAATTTGCGCGATTGTCCTTactcggggtggtctttaatttttgaccctcaaattggtgatctttaatttttgttcttcactAAAATCGTTTGGTTCCGGATTTGAGCTTTCGctcagttaaaaattaaaaaaattcgtAAGGTAGAGTTTAGATTCGCAAGGCTGAGTTTTGCACCTTAAGTAGATTTTGCAATCAAACTCTTCCTTAAAGCAGAATTTTGTCTTGAGGCATAAGCCAAACTCTACCtaaaggtaatttttttttcgtttttactcagttgaaattttacaaaactctgccttaaggcctaattttgtgACGAAACTCtgccgattttttttttaaactgagTTGGaattcgaaccccaaacctcatggtattaggcgaagggcaaacattaaagaccagtgcatttgaagggcaatccgcaaaaaaatgattgaagaGCAACTTCTTCTTGCAGATTTAGAACAACCAACTTGAAGGAGTTGGAGTCGGGGCAGATTTAGGGCCCGAGGAGGGCATAAAATTACATCATCTATATAGAgtatttcctt
Coding sequences within it:
- the LOC132033266 gene encoding anthocyanidin 3-O-glucosyltransferase 5-like, producing MAIAEEIKKPHVAFLPSPGMGHITPLFEFAKRLVINHNFHVSFFVITTNASTAQNELFRPDNLPSDFHVIEIPPVENMSSFFTDDMRVLTQLAIIVRESLKHLPSLLMTHRPKALIIDLFCTDAFEICEKLEIPVYSFFTASTILMMFSLYLPTLDREVEGEFVDLPEPIQTPGCNPICPHDVLDQVKDRKNEEYKWYLLHVSRLPLAAGIFVNSWDDLEPVSLKALKENLFFQNIPVPPIHAIGPLIKQDEVITEKGAEILAWLDNQPPDSVLFVVFGSGGTLTSEQLTELAWGLEISQQRFILVARMPSDASASAAFFNVGSDENDPLLYLPEGFVKKTEGRGLVVPSWAPQVAILNHPSTGAFLSHCGWNSTLESIAHGVPMIAWPLYAEQRMNATILAEEVGVAMKFPVVPCEELISQKEIEKVVRIVMEGEKGKAMRRRGKELKESAKIALSKGGSSYESLCSVVQFWKSQ